One genomic window of Streptomonospora nanhaiensis includes the following:
- a CDS encoding extracellular solute-binding protein produces the protein MRSLKTATVTTAVLLAAAACGQGGSGGGTDPSEAPESLTVWVMGTANDPLKEYFDTVEQRYQETYPDTAVEVEFISWPDAQQSINNALAGGDAPDVLEVGNDQVANWAAQGALMDITSHTEEWAAVGEMDQAAVEYGTYEGAQYGIPWFSGVRTLYYRADWLEDIGMEPPTTWDELVEVAKAIEDEKGVPGFAAPTDFTNGIASFIWSNGGEIATMEGDSWEGRLTSPETQEAIEFYAGLTTEEEVSPQSYVGENELVPLADMANGEVGMYIDGGWALTSMEEQAEDPAVLEEIGAAPIPGAEGIAPAFAGGSALTVFATTEHPDFAFELLKVMGDQEGGKGYADAAGYFPAYPEMLDDESYQSDPVTAAAAEQMRNTKFFPTTPNWNAADQDGKILPGAVLDIVRGEDPDEVLRAANEELTEVLNEPVE, from the coding sequence ATGAGATCCCTGAAGACCGCAACCGTGACGACGGCGGTGCTGCTGGCCGCAGCCGCCTGCGGCCAGGGCGGCTCGGGAGGCGGCACCGACCCCTCCGAGGCGCCCGAGAGCCTGACCGTGTGGGTCATGGGCACCGCCAACGACCCGCTCAAGGAGTACTTCGACACCGTCGAGCAGCGCTACCAGGAGACCTACCCCGACACCGCCGTCGAGGTCGAGTTCATCTCCTGGCCCGACGCCCAGCAGTCCATCAACAACGCGCTGGCCGGCGGCGACGCCCCCGACGTCCTGGAGGTCGGCAACGACCAGGTCGCCAACTGGGCCGCCCAGGGCGCCCTCATGGACATCACCTCCCACACCGAGGAGTGGGCGGCGGTCGGCGAGATGGACCAGGCCGCCGTGGAGTACGGCACCTACGAGGGCGCCCAGTACGGCATCCCGTGGTTCTCGGGCGTGCGCACGCTCTACTACCGCGCCGACTGGCTGGAGGACATCGGCATGGAGCCGCCCACCACCTGGGACGAACTGGTGGAGGTCGCCAAGGCCATCGAGGACGAGAAGGGCGTCCCCGGCTTCGCCGCCCCCACCGACTTCACCAACGGCATCGCCAGCTTCATCTGGAGCAACGGCGGCGAGATCGCCACGATGGAGGGCGACTCCTGGGAGGGGCGGCTCACCTCCCCCGAGACCCAGGAGGCCATCGAGTTCTACGCCGGCCTGACCACCGAGGAGGAGGTCTCCCCCCAGTCCTACGTCGGTGAGAACGAGCTCGTCCCGTTGGCCGACATGGCCAACGGCGAGGTCGGCATGTACATCGACGGCGGCTGGGCGCTGACCTCCATGGAGGAGCAGGCCGAGGACCCGGCCGTGCTGGAGGAGATCGGCGCCGCGCCCATCCCCGGCGCCGAGGGCATCGCCCCGGCGTTCGCCGGCGGCTCCGCGCTCACCGTCTTCGCCACCACCGAGCACCCCGACTTCGCGTTCGAACTGCTCAAGGTGATGGGCGACCAGGAGGGCGGCAAGGGCTACGCCGACGCCGCCGGCTACTTCCCGGCCTACCCCGAGATGCTCGACGACGAGTCCTACCAGTCCGACCCGGTCACCGCGGCCGCCGCCGAGCAGATGCGCAACACCAAGTTCTTCCCGACCACGCCGAACTGGAACGCCGCCGACCAGGACGGCAAGATCCTGCCCGGCGCGGTGCTGGACATCGTCCGCGGCGAGGACCCCGACGAGGTCCTGCGGGCCGCCAACGAGGAGCTGACCGAGGTCCTCAACGAGCCCGTCGAGTAG
- a CDS encoding ROK family transcriptional regulator has translation MSRRPGTPRLLRQLNDRAALELLLASGPLTRTQLGQETGLSKVTASQLLARLEERQLVHVVGSQAGGRGPNAALYAVVPSSAYALALDVRADEVTGAVADITGQVIGDFTVDPAETGDPGERVHAAVMDLLRRCEVPLDRLSGATIGTPGVVDPRTGGVRFSFDLHTWLEGAFQALRADLGPFVRIENDVNLAALAEHAEGAAEDVSDFVLIWLGKGGGVGMAIMLDDRIHTGVTGGAGEIGYLPVPGAPLPGDVGLPGDYHSLRRTRDQPTIAHGFQALVGAQEIRALGEGHGFTGKDVGELLAAACAAGAEGDAFLDELAERIARGVAAVCVVLDPGLVVLGGEVAQGGGDNLAGRVARATARIGPNAPQVGVGRVESPVLRGALLRALQHAREDVFDSTVG, from the coding sequence ATGTCTCGACGTCCGGGGACTCCACGCCTGCTGCGCCAACTCAACGACCGGGCCGCCCTGGAGCTTCTGCTGGCGTCGGGACCGCTGACGCGCACCCAGTTGGGCCAGGAGACCGGCCTGTCCAAGGTGACGGCGTCGCAGCTGCTGGCCCGACTGGAGGAGCGCCAGCTGGTGCACGTCGTCGGCAGCCAGGCCGGCGGGCGCGGGCCCAACGCCGCGCTCTACGCCGTGGTGCCCTCCAGCGCCTACGCCCTGGCCCTGGACGTGCGCGCCGACGAGGTCACCGGCGCCGTCGCCGACATCACCGGGCAGGTCATCGGCGACTTCACCGTCGACCCCGCCGAGACCGGCGACCCCGGCGAGCGCGTGCACGCCGCCGTCATGGACCTGCTGCGGCGCTGCGAGGTGCCGCTGGACCGGCTCAGCGGCGCCACGATCGGCACCCCCGGTGTCGTCGACCCGCGCACCGGCGGGGTGCGGTTCTCGTTCGACCTGCACACCTGGCTGGAAGGCGCCTTCCAGGCGCTGCGCGCCGACCTCGGGCCGTTCGTGCGCATCGAGAACGACGTGAACCTCGCCGCCCTGGCCGAGCACGCCGAGGGGGCCGCCGAGGACGTCTCCGACTTCGTCCTCATCTGGCTGGGCAAGGGCGGCGGGGTCGGCATGGCGATCATGCTGGACGACCGCATCCACACCGGTGTCACCGGCGGGGCCGGCGAGATCGGCTACCTGCCGGTGCCGGGCGCGCCCCTGCCCGGCGACGTCGGACTGCCCGGCGACTACCACTCGCTGCGCCGCACCCGCGACCAGCCCACCATCGCCCACGGGTTCCAGGCGCTGGTGGGCGCCCAGGAGATCCGCGCGCTGGGGGAGGGCCACGGGTTCACCGGCAAGGACGTGGGCGAACTGCTGGCGGCGGCGTGCGCGGCCGGCGCCGAGGGCGACGCGTTCCTGGACGAGCTGGCCGAGCGCATCGCCCGGGGCGTGGCGGCGGTGTGCGTGGTGCTGGACCCGGGGCTGGTGGTGCTGGGCGGGGAGGTCGCCCAGGGCGGCGGCGACAACCTCGCCGGCCGGGTCGCCCGGGCCACGGCCCGCATAGGGCCCAACGCCCCCCAGGTCGGAGTGGGCCGCGTGGAGTCGCCCGTCCTGCGCGGCGCCCTGCTGCGCGCCCTCCAGCACGCGCGCGAGGACGTGTTCGACTCGACGGTGGGGTAG
- a CDS encoding GNAT family N-acetyltransferase: protein MPDLPAVPIRPLLPGDVDDVVAVSLAADTLFAEAGLVLPPDDPRAMLREARWVLVAHSPVRGLAALTVLDGAAHLEQLAVHPAHGRRGVGSALLEAACAFARDRGFAAMTLTTFRDLAWNAPWYARRGFAEWPRERWGPQLRAQWRAEEEAGIVVAPRIAMRRELGGAPA, encoded by the coding sequence ATGCCCGACCTCCCCGCCGTGCCGATCCGCCCGCTGCTGCCCGGGGACGTCGACGACGTGGTGGCGGTGAGCCTGGCCGCCGACACCCTGTTCGCCGAGGCCGGGCTGGTGCTGCCGCCCGACGACCCCCGCGCGATGCTGCGGGAGGCGCGCTGGGTGCTGGTGGCGCACTCCCCCGTCCGGGGCCTGGCGGCGCTGACCGTGCTGGACGGCGCGGCGCACCTGGAGCAGCTCGCCGTCCACCCCGCGCACGGGCGGCGCGGGGTGGGGTCGGCGCTGCTGGAGGCCGCGTGCGCGTTCGCGCGCGACCGGGGGTTCGCCGCGATGACGCTGACGACCTTCCGCGACCTGGCGTGGAACGCGCCCTGGTACGCGCGGCGCGGATTCGCGGAGTGGCCGCGCGAGCGGTGGGGGCCGCAGCTGCGGGCGCAGTGGCGGGCCGAGGAGGAGGCGGGGATCGTAGTGGCGCCGCGCATCGCGATGCGGCGCGAGCTGGGCGGCGCCCCGGCCTGA
- a CDS encoding DEAD/DEAH box helicase, whose protein sequence is MVSTPQPRGRGGAAGGDPPARFSPATRAWFRAAFPAGATPAQAGAWEAIAKGDNTLVVAPTGSGKTLSAFLWALDRLAAEPVPDDRALRCRVLYVSPLKALAADIERNLRAPLSGIRRAAEQAGAPVPALTVGVRTGDTPANERRALATAPPDILITTPESLFLVLTSQARAGLRGVRTVIVDEVHALAGTKRGAHLALSLERLDALLERPAQRIGLSATVRPHDEVARFLGGPRPATVVAPPSAPSIDVRIAVPVEDMTELEASVAPARADDRAAKARTSIWPHVEEKVLDLVEAHRSSIVFCNSRRVAERLCARLNELAAERRALDRGDRPDTGGAAGGPPGAPSLAPGGPPVPRLSPAEVMAEAGQTYGVEAGVVARAHHGSVSKSERARIEDDLKSGRLPCVVATSSLELGIDMGAVDLVVQVESPPSVASGLQRVGRAGHQVGEVSRGVLFPKFRGDLLTSAVVVERMRAGAIEALRMPLNPLDVLAQQVVAMAAMDEWRVADLAALVRRAAPFATLPDSALSGVLDMLSGRYPSDEFAELRPRLVWDRDAGGAGSGGTVSGRPGAQRLAVTSGGTIPDRGTYAVHLAGGGAGAPTRVGELDEEMVYGSRVGDVFVLGASAWRIENITADRVLVSPAPGRPGRLPFWKADALGRPAELGRAIGALARELGGMDTPDALRRAAAAGLDDWAAANLVGYLAEQEESTGRVPDERTIVVERFRDELGDWRAVVHSPLGARVHAPWALVIGARLRERYGLDAQVVHGDDGIVVRLPDVEDSPDAGGDTGAAGGGRRPRAAGAGGLAESLVVAPDDVEDAVTAELGGSALFAARFRECAARALLLPRRRPGRRMPLWQQRQRSAQLLSVAGRFGSFPIVLEAVRECLRDVFDVGGLAELMADIRARRVRVVEVETPRASPFAQSLLMGYTAAFLYEGDAPLAELRAQALTLDSGLLAELLGQADLRELLDSAVVAEYDSWLQRLAPERRVDPASGREGAADLLRELGPLSTREAGERGVAPEALAELAAARRAIEVRVAGEVRWAAVEDAARLRDGAGVELPDWLAAAGRGGAGAGWEGGGDPGVPGGAAFAGAAEVFAAPVADPLGDLVSRYARTHGPFRADDAAARLGVERGRVVEALRRLAGTGRVVEGEFRPGGRGTEWCDADVLRALRRRSVARLRREVEPVPQRALGRFVPAWQHVAALGAGPAPRGGGRRLRGPDAVYSAVESLRGAPVPASALESLVLPARVEGYSPPLLDELTHAGEVLWAGAGPMSGNDGWVCLVTADEAAALLPEPADDDAAGSSAAPARAAVLAALREGGALFFRDIADRVARAEGAAAVSDAAIVAALWDLVWSGRVGNDSVAPLRALLGAGGTAHRSRSRRPVMPTRTGPPTAAGRWWLLPEREPDPTRRLAAGTAALLDRYGVVTRGAVVAEQVRRGDRRRAGGAGGFSAVYPVLRGFEEAGRARRGYFVDGLGAAQFALPGAVDRLRGMAEGAGEPPLVLAAADPANVYGAALPWPPASDTSGRPGRKAGALVVLDDGALTLYLERGGRSALTFGSPQHALNRAARALADTVQAGGVESLTVERADGAPVFGTPLDTALSEAGFHATPKGLRLRR, encoded by the coding sequence ATGGTGTCGACTCCCCAACCCCGCGGCCGCGGCGGCGCGGCCGGCGGCGACCCGCCGGCCCGGTTCTCCCCCGCCACGCGCGCCTGGTTCCGCGCCGCGTTCCCCGCCGGGGCCACGCCGGCGCAGGCCGGGGCCTGGGAGGCCATCGCCAAGGGCGACAACACCCTGGTGGTGGCGCCCACGGGTTCGGGCAAGACCCTGTCGGCGTTCCTGTGGGCGCTGGACCGCCTGGCGGCCGAGCCGGTGCCCGACGACCGCGCGCTGCGCTGCCGGGTGCTCTACGTCTCGCCGCTCAAGGCGCTGGCCGCCGACATCGAGCGCAACCTGCGGGCGCCGCTCTCGGGCATCCGCCGCGCCGCCGAGCAGGCCGGCGCCCCCGTTCCCGCGCTGACGGTGGGCGTGCGCACCGGCGACACCCCCGCGAACGAGCGCCGCGCCCTGGCCACGGCGCCGCCGGACATCCTCATCACCACCCCCGAGTCCCTGTTCCTGGTCCTCACCTCCCAGGCCCGCGCCGGGCTGCGCGGGGTGCGCACCGTCATCGTCGACGAGGTCCACGCGCTGGCGGGCACCAAGCGCGGCGCGCACCTGGCGCTCAGCCTGGAGCGGCTGGACGCCCTGCTGGAGCGCCCCGCGCAGCGCATCGGCCTGTCGGCCACGGTGCGCCCGCACGACGAGGTCGCGCGGTTCCTCGGCGGCCCCCGGCCGGCCACGGTGGTGGCGCCGCCGAGCGCCCCGTCGATCGACGTCCGCATCGCCGTCCCGGTCGAGGACATGACCGAACTGGAGGCGTCGGTGGCGCCCGCGCGCGCCGACGACCGCGCCGCCAAGGCCCGCACCTCCATCTGGCCGCACGTCGAGGAGAAGGTCCTCGACCTGGTCGAGGCGCACCGCTCCTCCATCGTGTTCTGCAACTCCCGGCGGGTGGCCGAGCGGCTGTGCGCCCGGCTGAACGAGCTGGCGGCGGAGCGGCGCGCCCTCGACCGCGGGGACCGCCCCGACACCGGCGGCGCGGCCGGCGGCCCGCCCGGCGCGCCTTCCCTCGCGCCGGGCGGGCCGCCGGTGCCGCGCCTGTCCCCGGCCGAGGTGATGGCCGAGGCCGGGCAGACCTACGGGGTCGAGGCGGGTGTGGTGGCGCGGGCCCACCACGGCTCGGTGTCCAAGAGCGAGCGCGCGCGCATCGAGGACGACCTCAAGTCCGGCCGGCTGCCGTGCGTGGTGGCCACCTCCAGCCTGGAGTTGGGCATCGACATGGGCGCGGTCGACCTGGTGGTGCAGGTGGAGTCGCCGCCGTCGGTGGCCAGCGGCCTGCAGCGGGTGGGCCGCGCCGGGCACCAGGTGGGCGAGGTCTCGCGCGGGGTGCTGTTCCCGAAGTTCCGCGGCGACCTGCTGACCTCGGCGGTGGTGGTGGAGCGCATGCGTGCGGGCGCCATCGAGGCGCTGCGGATGCCGCTGAACCCGCTGGACGTCCTGGCCCAGCAGGTGGTGGCCATGGCCGCGATGGACGAGTGGCGGGTGGCCGACCTCGCCGCCCTGGTGCGGCGGGCCGCGCCGTTCGCCACCCTGCCCGACTCCGCGCTGTCGGGCGTGCTGGACATGCTGTCGGGCCGCTACCCCTCCGACGAGTTCGCGGAGCTGCGGCCGCGCCTGGTGTGGGACCGCGACGCCGGCGGCGCGGGCTCGGGCGGCACGGTGTCGGGCCGCCCGGGGGCGCAGCGGCTGGCGGTGACCAGCGGCGGCACCATCCCCGACCGCGGCACCTACGCGGTGCACCTGGCGGGCGGCGGGGCGGGCGCCCCCACGCGGGTGGGCGAACTCGACGAGGAGATGGTCTACGGGTCCCGGGTGGGCGACGTCTTCGTGCTGGGCGCCAGCGCCTGGCGCATCGAGAACATCACGGCCGACCGCGTGCTGGTGTCCCCCGCGCCGGGGCGTCCGGGCCGGCTGCCGTTCTGGAAGGCCGACGCGCTGGGCCGCCCGGCGGAGCTGGGCCGGGCCATCGGGGCGCTGGCCCGCGAGCTGGGCGGCATGGACACTCCCGACGCGCTGAGGCGCGCCGCCGCGGCCGGCCTGGACGACTGGGCGGCGGCCAACCTGGTGGGGTACCTGGCCGAGCAGGAGGAGTCCACCGGCCGGGTGCCCGACGAACGCACCATCGTGGTGGAGCGGTTCCGCGACGAGCTGGGCGACTGGCGGGCGGTGGTGCACTCCCCGCTGGGCGCGCGGGTGCACGCGCCGTGGGCGCTGGTGATCGGCGCGCGGCTGCGGGAGCGCTACGGCCTGGACGCCCAGGTGGTGCACGGCGACGACGGCATCGTCGTGCGGCTGCCCGATGTCGAGGACTCCCCTGATGCTGGCGGCGACACCGGGGCGGCGGGTGGCGGGCGCCGGCCGCGCGCGGCGGGGGCCGGGGGCCTGGCGGAGTCGCTGGTCGTGGCGCCTGATGATGTCGAGGACGCGGTCACCGCCGAGCTGGGCGGTTCGGCGCTGTTCGCGGCGCGGTTCCGGGAGTGCGCCGCGCGGGCGCTGCTGCTGCCGCGCCGCCGCCCGGGGCGGCGGATGCCGCTGTGGCAGCAGCGGCAGCGCTCGGCGCAGCTGCTGTCGGTGGCGGGGCGCTTCGGGTCGTTCCCGATCGTGCTGGAGGCGGTGCGCGAGTGCCTGCGCGACGTGTTCGACGTGGGCGGGCTGGCCGAGCTGATGGCCGACATCCGGGCGCGGCGGGTGCGGGTGGTCGAGGTCGAGACCCCGCGCGCCTCGCCGTTCGCCCAGTCGCTGCTGATGGGCTACACGGCGGCGTTCCTGTACGAGGGCGACGCCCCGCTGGCGGAGCTGCGCGCCCAGGCGCTGACCCTGGACTCCGGCCTGCTGGCGGAGCTGCTGGGCCAGGCCGACCTGCGCGAACTGCTCGACTCCGCGGTGGTGGCCGAGTACGACTCCTGGCTGCAGCGGCTGGCGCCCGAGCGCCGGGTGGACCCCGCATCGGGCCGCGAGGGCGCCGCCGACCTGCTGCGGGAGCTGGGGCCGCTGTCCACGCGCGAGGCCGGTGAGCGCGGGGTGGCGCCCGAGGCGCTGGCGGAGCTGGCGGCGGCGCGGCGCGCGATCGAGGTCCGTGTGGCGGGCGAGGTCCGGTGGGCGGCGGTCGAGGACGCCGCGCGGCTGCGCGACGGCGCGGGCGTGGAGCTGCCGGACTGGCTGGCGGCGGCCGGGCGCGGTGGCGCGGGTGCGGGTTGGGAGGGCGGCGGCGACCCGGGTGTGCCCGGCGGCGCGGCTTTCGCGGGCGCGGCCGAGGTGTTCGCGGCGCCGGTGGCCGACCCGCTGGGCGACCTGGTGTCGCGCTACGCGCGCACGCACGGGCCGTTCCGCGCCGACGACGCGGCCGCCCGGCTGGGGGTGGAGCGCGGGCGCGTGGTCGAGGCGCTGCGCCGGCTGGCCGGCACCGGGCGGGTCGTGGAGGGCGAGTTCCGTCCCGGCGGGCGGGGCACCGAGTGGTGCGACGCCGACGTCCTGCGGGCGCTCCGGCGGCGCTCGGTGGCGCGGCTGCGCCGTGAGGTCGAACCGGTGCCGCAGCGGGCCCTGGGGCGGTTCGTGCCGGCGTGGCAGCACGTGGCTGCGCTGGGGGCGGGCCCCGCGCCGCGGGGCGGCGGGCGGCGGCTGCGCGGCCCCGACGCGGTGTACTCGGCGGTGGAGTCGCTGCGGGGCGCGCCGGTGCCCGCCTCGGCGCTGGAGTCGCTGGTGCTGCCGGCGCGGGTCGAGGGCTACTCCCCGCCGCTGCTGGACGAGCTGACCCACGCCGGCGAGGTCCTGTGGGCGGGGGCGGGCCCGATGTCCGGCAACGACGGCTGGGTGTGCCTGGTCACCGCCGACGAGGCGGCGGCCCTGCTGCCCGAGCCCGCCGACGACGATGCCGCCGGCTCCTCCGCCGCTCCGGCGCGCGCGGCGGTGCTGGCGGCGCTGCGCGAGGGCGGCGCGCTGTTCTTCCGCGACATCGCCGACCGGGTGGCGCGGGCCGAGGGCGCGGCGGCGGTCTCCGATGCCGCGATCGTGGCGGCGCTGTGGGACCTGGTGTGGTCGGGCCGGGTGGGCAACGACTCGGTGGCACCGCTGCGGGCACTGCTGGGCGCGGGCGGCACCGCGCACCGCAGCCGGTCGCGGCGCCCGGTCATGCCCACGCGCACGGGGCCGCCCACGGCGGCGGGCCGGTGGTGGCTGCTGCCGGAGCGCGAACCCGACCCCACCCGCCGCCTGGCTGCGGGCACGGCGGCACTGCTGGACCGCTACGGGGTGGTCACGCGGGGGGCGGTGGTGGCCGAGCAGGTGCGGCGGGGCGACCGCCGCCGCGCGGGCGGCGCGGGCGGGTTCAGCGCGGTCTACCCGGTGCTGCGCGGGTTCGAGGAGGCGGGCCGGGCGCGGCGCGGCTACTTCGTGGACGGCCTGGGCGCGGCGCAGTTCGCGCTGCCCGGGGCGGTCGACCGGCTGCGGGGCATGGCCGAGGGCGCGGGTGAGCCGCCGCTGGTGCTGGCGGCCGCCGACCCGGCGAACGTCTACGGCGCGGCGCTGCCGTGGCCGCCGGCGTCCGACACGTCGGGCCGCCCGGGCCGCAAGGCGGGCGCCCTGGTGGTGCTGGACGACGGCGCGCTGACCCTGTACCTGGAGCGCGGCGGCCGCTCGGCGCTGACCTTCGGGTCGCCGCAGCACGCCCTGAACCGCGCGGCACGGGCCCTGGCCGACACGGTCCAGGCGGGCGGCGTCGAATCCCTGACCGTCGAACGCGCCGACGGCGCCCCGGTGTTCGGCACCCCCCTCGACACCGCCCTGTCCGAGGCGGGCTTCCACGCCACCCCCAAGGGCCTCCGCCTACGCCGTTGA
- a CDS encoding carbohydrate ABC transporter permease has translation MAQTAEAVRGQSPPAPPPPGPPTPPRPRRRKIPTPYLLIAPALVLLVLVQLGPILQMVWNSLHSYTVRHLLPTAPAPEWNSFAHYATLLSDAEFWMILRNTVVVCALMVGVTMVLGTAVGNLLHRLPRWFSVTVSIGMMLAWATPAISASLVFRWLFLPERGLANVALDRLPDWLVGGGWLDYNWFLEPVPLFTVLILVIVWQSFPFVAVSVLAGLKSIPDELYEAARVDGAGGWRSFWSITFPMLRPLFALLLVLQIIWDLRVFTQLYILANSFQNKSVYLLSYYIYQQGFSASPANYGMGSAIAVVMTVMILAVTAYYLRIMIRQGETR, from the coding sequence ATGGCACAGACCGCCGAAGCCGTACGAGGCCAGAGCCCGCCGGCGCCGCCGCCCCCCGGGCCGCCCACCCCGCCCCGGCCGCGCCGCCGCAAGATCCCCACCCCCTACCTGCTGATCGCCCCCGCCCTGGTGCTGCTGGTCCTGGTCCAGCTCGGACCGATCCTGCAGATGGTGTGGAACTCGCTGCACAGCTACACCGTCCGCCACCTGCTGCCCACCGCTCCGGCGCCCGAGTGGAACAGCTTCGCCCACTACGCCACGCTGCTCTCCGACGCCGAGTTCTGGATGATCCTGCGCAACACCGTGGTGGTGTGCGCGCTCATGGTCGGCGTCACCATGGTCCTGGGCACCGCCGTGGGCAACCTGCTGCACCGGCTGCCGCGCTGGTTCTCGGTGACCGTCTCGATCGGGATGATGCTGGCCTGGGCCACCCCCGCCATCAGCGCCTCGCTGGTGTTCCGGTGGCTTTTCCTGCCCGAGCGCGGCCTGGCCAACGTGGCGCTGGACCGGCTGCCCGACTGGCTGGTGGGCGGCGGCTGGCTCGACTACAACTGGTTCCTGGAGCCGGTGCCGCTGTTCACCGTGCTGATCCTGGTGATCGTGTGGCAGTCGTTCCCGTTCGTCGCGGTGTCGGTGCTGGCCGGCCTCAAGAGCATCCCCGACGAGCTGTACGAGGCCGCGCGGGTGGACGGCGCGGGCGGCTGGCGGTCGTTCTGGAGCATCACGTTCCCGATGCTGCGCCCGCTGTTCGCGCTGCTGCTGGTGCTGCAGATCATCTGGGACCTGCGGGTGTTCACCCAGCTCTACATCCTGGCCAACAGCTTCCAGAACAAGTCGGTGTACCTGCTGTCCTACTACATCTACCAGCAGGGGTTCTCGGCCAGCCCGGCCAACTACGGCATGGGCTCGGCCATCGCGGTGGTCATGACGGTCATGATCCTCGCCGTCACCGCCTACTACCTGCGCATCATGATCCGCCAGGGGGAGACCCGATGA
- a CDS encoding carbohydrate ABC transporter permease, whose protein sequence is MTATTTARASGAARAPRRRRTPPPVLARRAGAYAAGAAVLVFSVFPVYWMVATAFKPVGEIFSKDVRLFPGSLTLEHFDRVINGELIPGVNFWEFLGNSLLVTLGSVAAGALLSLLAAVAVARFRFKMRTAFIMVLMVIQMVPCEALIISIFINFRRLQDASGVQMLGNLTGILIVYTAFSLPITIMMLRGFVAAVPRELEEAAAIDGAGPWTVFWRILMPLVAPGLVAASIFAFITAWNEFIVALTFLGRSTEEYTLPLTLSYYFGRFGTEWGAIMAASTLLTLPVMAFFLFVQRRMVSGLTMGAVKG, encoded by the coding sequence ATGACCGCGACGACGACCGCCCGCGCCTCCGGAGCCGCCCGCGCGCCGCGCCGGCGCCGCACCCCGCCGCCGGTGCTGGCGCGCCGCGCCGGCGCCTACGCCGCCGGCGCCGCCGTGCTGGTGTTCTCGGTGTTCCCCGTCTACTGGATGGTGGCCACCGCGTTCAAGCCGGTCGGCGAGATCTTCTCCAAGGACGTGCGGCTGTTCCCGGGCAGCCTGACGCTGGAGCACTTCGACCGGGTGATCAACGGCGAACTGATCCCCGGCGTCAACTTCTGGGAGTTCCTGGGCAACAGCCTGCTGGTGACCCTGGGCTCGGTGGCGGCCGGCGCGCTGCTGTCGCTGCTGGCGGCCGTGGCGGTGGCCCGCTTCCGGTTCAAGATGCGCACCGCCTTCATCATGGTGCTGATGGTGATCCAGATGGTGCCCTGCGAGGCGCTGATCATCTCCATCTTCATCAACTTCCGCCGCCTGCAGGACGCCTCGGGCGTGCAGATGCTGGGCAACCTCACCGGCATCCTCATCGTCTACACCGCGTTCTCCCTGCCCATCACGATCATGATGCTGCGCGGGTTCGTCGCCGCGGTGCCCCGCGAGCTGGAGGAGGCCGCCGCCATCGACGGCGCCGGCCCCTGGACGGTGTTCTGGCGGATCCTGATGCCGCTGGTGGCGCCGGGCCTGGTGGCCGCCAGCATCTTCGCCTTCATCACCGCCTGGAACGAGTTCATCGTCGCGCTGACGTTCCTGGGACGCAGCACCGAGGAGTACACGCTGCCGCTGACACTGTCCTACTACTTCGGCCGCTTCGGCACCGAGTGGGGCGCGATCATGGCCGCCTCCACCCTGCTCACCCTCCCGGTGATGGCGTTCTTCCTGTTCGTCCAGCGCCGTATGGTCTCGGGTCTGACCATGGGCGCGGTCAAGGGCTGA